From Candidatus Woesearchaeota archaeon, a single genomic window includes:
- the trxA gene encoding thioredoxin yields MATINITKDNFEKEVLQSDVPVVLDFWASWCGPCRMMGPVFEDLSKEYEGKVKFGKVNTETEQELSNNFQIRGIPSLSVIRGNEEINRIVGFRQKDELKKEIEESLKKK; encoded by the coding sequence ATGGCAACAATTAATATTACAAAAGATAATTTTGAGAAAGAAGTTTTACAATCAGATGTCCCTGTAGTTCTGGATTTTTGGGCTTCTTGGTGTGGTCCTTGTAGAATGATGGGTCCTGTTTTTGAAGATCTTAGTAAAGAATATGAAGGAAAAGTTAAATTTGGAAAAGTTAATACTGAAACTGAACAAGAGCTTTCTAATAATTTTCAGATTAGAGGCATTCCTAGTTTGTCCGTTATTAGAGGTAATGAGGAGATTAACAGAATTGTTGGTTTTAGGCAAAAAGATGAACTAAAAAAGGAAATAGAAGAATCTTTAAAGAAGAAATAA
- a CDS encoding SET domain-containing protein-lysine N-methyltransferase: MENKEIKKNEYVHAKKSKIHNTGIFAKKFIQKGTLIIEYIGEKISKKESERRADQVLEDSKKNKEKGAVYIFEINKKYDLDGNVPYNIARFINHSCNPNCESEIINEEIWIKAIKDIKPGEELKYNYGYDVDNFEEHPCRCGSKKCKGYIASEDNWKKLKNLLRKNFKNKKVLIAYYSRTGNTKKVAEYLAENMGFDVDEITTDKRDGIIGYLKRGYESASNKKSRISFNKNPESYDLVIIGTPIWAYNISSPIRTYLVLCKNVNVAAFCTMSGKDHGNAFKEISQNIKSFKGLLNINEKTIKNNTFQHDLLEFFRKIEL, from the coding sequence ATGGAAAACAAAGAAATTAAGAAAAACGAATATGTTCATGCTAAAAAATCAAAAATACATAACACTGGTATATTTGCTAAAAAATTCATACAAAAAGGAACCCTAATAATAGAATACATAGGAGAAAAAATATCAAAAAAAGAGTCGGAAAGAAGAGCGGACCAAGTCTTAGAAGATTCAAAAAAAAATAAAGAAAAAGGCGCGGTTTACATATTTGAAATAAACAAAAAATATGACTTAGACGGAAACGTACCTTACAACATAGCTCGTTTCATAAATCATTCTTGCAATCCTAACTGCGAATCAGAAATAATAAATGAAGAAATATGGATAAAAGCAATAAAAGACATAAAACCAGGAGAGGAACTCAAATATAATTATGGATATGACGTTGACAATTTCGAAGAACATCCTTGTCGTTGCGGATCAAAAAAATGTAAAGGATACATAGCATCAGAAGATAACTGGAAAAAACTAAAAAACTTACTAAGAAAAAATTTCAAAAACAAAAAAGTACTAATAGCATATTATTCAAGAACGGGAAACACAAAGAAAGTAGCAGAATACTTAGCAGAAAACATGGGTTTTGACGTAGATGAAATAACAACGGATAAAAGAGATGGAATAATAGGATATCTAAAAAGAGGATATGAATCCGCGTCGAATAAAAAATCAAGAATATCATTTAATAAAAACCCTGAAAGCTATGACTTGGTAATAATAGGAACGCCTATTTGGGCATATAATATAAGTTCGCCAATAAGAACATACTTAGTATTATGCAAAAACGTAAACGTGGCAGCATTTTGTACGATGAGTGGAAAAGATCATGGAAACGCGTTCAAAGAAATATCTCAAAACATAAAATCTTTCAAAGGATTACTTAATATTAATGAAAAAACAATAAAAAACAACACTTTTCAACATGATTTACTAGAATTCTTTAGAAAAATAGAACTATGA
- a CDS encoding nitroreductase family protein, with protein sequence MDLFECIHTRRSVRNYSNKKIEFDKITLILEAATKAPTSGNLQDYRFIIVNDKEKIRALADHCNEQHWIATAPTLIIVCADTERTETYYGLRGQRLYAVQNAAAAAQNILLAAHALGIGACWIGAFNEEYISDEFNLPGKVRPQAIITLGYQEGELDPKTENDLDAMIFFNSYGSKVENMNLLMREYSKEIDKALARGDKKINQNIKTFKGKIKTLFSKTKEKFESNNKK encoded by the coding sequence ATGGACCTATTTGAATGCATACACACAAGAAGAAGCGTAAGAAATTATTCAAACAAAAAAATAGAATTTGACAAAATAACCTTGATACTAGAAGCAGCCACAAAAGCACCAACTTCAGGAAACTTACAAGATTACAGATTCATAATAGTAAATGACAAAGAAAAAATAAGAGCGCTAGCAGACCATTGCAACGAACAACACTGGATAGCAACAGCACCAACACTAATAATAGTGTGCGCAGACACAGAAAGAACAGAAACATATTATGGATTAAGAGGACAAAGATTATACGCTGTTCAAAACGCAGCAGCAGCAGCACAAAACATATTATTAGCAGCACACGCATTAGGAATAGGTGCTTGTTGGATAGGAGCATTTAACGAAGAATACATATCAGACGAATTTAACCTTCCTGGAAAAGTAAGACCTCAAGCAATAATAACACTAGGATATCAAGAAGGCGAACTCGATCCAAAAACAGAAAATGACTTAGACGCAATGATATTCTTTAATTCATACGGATCAAAAGTAGAAAACATGAATTTATTAATGAGAGAATACAGCAAAGAAATTGATAAAGCATTAGCTAGAGGAGACAAAAAAATAAATCAAAACATAAAAACATTCAAAGGAAAAATTAAAACATTATTCTCAAAAACAAAAGAAAAATTTGAATCAAACAACAAAAAATAA
- a CDS encoding cation:proton antiporter, with protein sequence MLNNVFVELSLVLVIAVIVSGIMRILKQPLIIGHIATGILVSPLLLNLVKPGNETFEAFAHMGVAILLFMVGLHLNPKAVKDVGKIALITGIGQIIFTSVIGFLIIKTLGFATIPAIYIAIALTFSSTIIILKLLSDKGDVDTLYGRIAIGFLIVQDIVAMFILMLISSSTGTAGLSLIVIIEIIIKLITILVGVFIIAKLIFPLITEKIAKSQEFLLFFAIAWCFIVATIFEKLNFSIEAGALLAGVALSMSPLKYEISSKLKPLRDFFILLFFVWLGSQMVFSNITQFIWPIIILSIFVLIGNPLIVLILMGAQGYSKRNALFSGFTVAQISEFSLILIGLGVTVGHLTGEILSLVTFIGIITISGSTYLIIYNKKIYELLSPYLSIFEKKKTSEKNQEQNKKMHEVILFGYNRIGFDLAESLTKMKKTFLVIDNNPDTVKEVTKQGINSIYGDADNREFLSEINLSKTKMIISTIPDPETNHVLIKTLKEINPKAIKIVVANQIDTALELYETGADYVIMPHMLGGKHTSQLLQETKFKKDLILKEKLNHLRHIEKRKKYKELKSNINKEQA encoded by the coding sequence TTGTTAAATAATGTATTCGTAGAATTATCATTAGTTCTAGTAATAGCTGTAATAGTATCAGGGATAATGCGAATACTCAAACAACCACTAATTATAGGACATATAGCCACAGGAATACTAGTTAGCCCGTTATTATTAAACTTAGTAAAACCAGGAAACGAAACATTCGAAGCATTCGCACACATGGGTGTGGCAATACTACTATTCATGGTAGGATTACATCTAAATCCGAAAGCAGTAAAAGACGTAGGAAAAATAGCACTAATAACAGGAATAGGACAAATAATATTCACATCAGTGATAGGATTCTTAATAATAAAAACTTTAGGATTCGCAACAATACCTGCAATATACATAGCAATAGCACTAACGTTCAGTAGCACAATAATAATACTAAAACTATTATCAGACAAAGGAGACGTGGATACGTTGTATGGAAGAATCGCAATAGGATTCCTAATAGTACAAGACATAGTCGCAATGTTTATACTAATGTTAATATCATCCTCAACAGGAACAGCAGGTTTATCATTAATAGTAATAATAGAAATAATAATAAAACTAATAACTATTTTAGTAGGAGTATTCATAATAGCAAAACTAATATTCCCATTAATAACAGAAAAAATAGCAAAATCACAAGAATTCTTATTATTCTTCGCGATAGCATGGTGCTTCATAGTAGCAACAATATTTGAAAAACTAAATTTTTCAATAGAAGCAGGAGCACTACTAGCAGGAGTAGCCTTGTCAATGTCGCCACTAAAATATGAAATAAGCTCAAAACTAAAACCACTAAGAGACTTCTTCATATTACTATTCTTTGTATGGCTAGGAAGCCAAATGGTATTCTCAAACATAACACAATTCATATGGCCAATAATAATACTATCAATATTCGTACTAATAGGAAATCCATTAATAGTATTGATATTGATGGGTGCACAAGGATACTCTAAAAGAAACGCGTTATTCTCAGGATTCACAGTCGCACAAATAAGCGAATTCTCACTAATACTAATAGGATTAGGAGTGACAGTAGGACACTTAACAGGAGAAATATTATCATTAGTCACATTCATAGGAATAATAACAATTTCAGGCTCTACTTACCTAATAATATACAATAAAAAAATATACGAATTATTATCACCTTATTTATCAATATTCGAAAAGAAAAAAACATCAGAAAAAAACCAAGAACAAAACAAAAAAATGCATGAAGTAATACTTTTCGGATATAACCGAATAGGATTTGACTTAGCAGAATCATTAACAAAAATGAAAAAAACTTTCTTAGTAATAGATAACAATCCTGACACAGTAAAAGAAGTAACAAAACAAGGAATAAATTCAATATATGGGGATGCAGACAACAGAGAATTCTTATCAGAAATAAACTTATCAAAAACAAAAATGATAATATCAACAATACCTGACCCTGAAACAAACCACGTACTAATAAAAACATTAAAAGAAATAAATCCTAAAGCAATAAAAATAGTAGTAGCAAACCAAATAGATACAGCGTTAGAACTATACGAAACAGGAGCTGATTACGTCATAATGCCTCATATGCTAGGAGGAAAACACACATCTCAACTATTACAAGAAACAAAATTTAAAAAAGATTTAATTCTAAAAGAAAAATTAAACCACTTAAGACACATAGAAAAAAGAAAAAAATACAAAGAACTAAAAAGTAACATAAACAAAGAACAAGCATAA
- a CDS encoding MarR family transcriptional regulator, which yields MIDFACKKLDLKEVMRCGFGITKTELDVLELLFDKDWSTAHDVTTFLDVSLATVQRSLKSLHEKNLLDRRQQNLDKGGYLFFYRPKDKAFLKEELRKILSGWLSNVESSLNQW from the coding sequence ATGATTGATTTTGCTTGTAAAAAACTGGATTTGAAGGAAGTTATGCGTTGTGGCTTCGGGATTACTAAAACAGAGTTAGATGTTTTAGAATTGCTTTTTGATAAAGATTGGAGTACAGCTCACGATGTGACTACTTTTCTTGATGTCAGCTTAGCCACAGTTCAGCGTAGTTTGAAGAGTCTTCATGAAAAGAACTTGTTAGATAGACGACAACAAAATCTAGATAAGGGCGGTTATTTATTTTTTTACAGACCTAAAGATAAAGCTTTTTTGAAAGAAGAGCTAAGAAAGATTCTTAGTGGTTGGCTTAGTAATGTTGAGTCTTCTCTTAATCAATGGTAA
- a CDS encoding methyltransferase, producing the protein MDHYYTEKPLSKEEIFTIKIKLKKQAFELFSASGLFSKKELDSATQLLIENAEITKKKILDLGCGNGVIGICLLKQKPELEITFSDINERAIKITRMNLEKHKLKGKIIKSNLFEKIQEEYDHIISNPPIATGKETCFTLIEQAHKHLKKKGTLQIVARHNKGGKTLAKKIEETFGNVSEIVKQSGFRVYKGTKK; encoded by the coding sequence ATGGACCATTATTACACAGAAAAACCATTATCAAAAGAAGAAATATTCACTATAAAAATAAAACTAAAAAAACAAGCATTCGAACTATTCTCAGCATCAGGATTATTTTCAAAAAAAGAATTAGACAGCGCAACTCAGTTATTAATAGAAAACGCAGAAATAACCAAAAAAAAAATACTTGATTTAGGATGTGGAAATGGAGTAATAGGCATTTGTTTACTAAAACAAAAACCGGAACTAGAAATAACATTCTCAGATATTAACGAAAGAGCAATAAAAATTACGAGAATGAATCTTGAAAAACACAAATTAAAAGGAAAAATTATTAAATCAAATCTCTTTGAAAAAATACAAGAAGAATACGATCACATAATATCAAATCCGCCAATAGCAACAGGAAAAGAAACTTGCTTCACATTAATAGAACAAGCACATAAGCACCTTAAAAAAAAAGGAACATTGCAAATAGTTGCTAGGCACAACAAAGGTGGAAAAACACTCGCTAAAAAAATAGAAGAAACCTTTGGAAACGTATCTGAAATCGTCAAACAAAGCGGATTCAGAGTATACAAAGGAACAAAAAAATAA
- a CDS encoding HD domain-containing protein, whose protein sequence is MELWQKIEKGLSLINEIFEKTNEDNYKVLMPEITNIIIGQDYEQVFSETQEDFFKKGLEYAIKKHLGDYRDNGLPYAVHPVSTAYLLATWNRPLYLVVSGLLHDVPEHQGIDELNNINSRFKEKVSEIIDSVSIF, encoded by the coding sequence ATGGAATTATGGCAAAAAATAGAAAAAGGGCTCTCGTTAATAAATGAAATATTCGAAAAAACAAACGAAGATAATTACAAAGTATTAATGCCTGAAATAACAAATATAATTATAGGGCAAGACTACGAACAAGTTTTCTCAGAAACCCAAGAAGATTTCTTTAAAAAAGGACTAGAATACGCAATAAAAAAACATCTTGGAGATTACAGAGATAACGGATTACCTTACGCAGTTCATCCAGTATCAACAGCGTACTTACTAGCAACGTGGAACAGACCTTTATACTTAGTAGTGTCGGGATTACTGCATGATGTACCTGAACATCAAGGAATAGATGAATTAAACAATATAAATTCAAGATTTAAAGAAAAAGTCTCAGAAATAATAGATTCAGTATCTATATTCTAA
- a CDS encoding GNAT family N-acetyltransferase: MIGALNKNLHILKSASKLIGRYVLGHYNNHESSKHFVKWSFTEAIKEAPKHPNVPAHLHLNMLPNYRGKSLGLELLTSFESMVRDAGQNQYYGELFSSNSKRYESLYERLGFEIFDKKKNTMFGDFFGEDIYTLCITKKL, encoded by the coding sequence ATGATTGGTGCTTTAAATAAGAATTTACATATTTTAAAGTCAGCATCTAAGCTTATTGGACGATATGTTTTAGGTCATTATAACAATCATGAATCTAGTAAGCATTTTGTGAAGTGGTCTTTTACTGAAGCTATTAAAGAAGCTCCGAAGCATCCTAATGTGCCTGCTCATTTGCATTTAAACATGCTTCCTAATTATAGAGGAAAATCGCTTGGGTTAGAATTACTTACTAGTTTCGAGTCAATGGTTAGAGATGCTGGGCAAAACCAATATTATGGTGAATTATTTTCTTCTAATAGTAAGCGTTATGAGTCGCTTTATGAAAGATTAGGTTTTGAGATTTTTGATAAAAAGAAAAACACTATGTTTGGTGATTTTTTTGGCGAAGATATTTACACTTTGTGCATCACTAAGAAACTTTAA
- a CDS encoding RNA-binding protein: protein MSSKTLNKSEIKQLNQTLNDLYGKEFFNKKDLIQITQNPIKHIKLNKEPVFFFEKEKPIPLLKLLLKEQFLKTITVDMGAIKFICNGADVMKPGITDLDENIRKGEIIVIVDEKNKKPLVVGETLYSGEEIKQKTDGKVIKNLHFITDNKWDLN from the coding sequence ATGAGTTCAAAAACACTAAACAAATCAGAAATAAAACAACTAAATCAAACACTTAACGATTTGTATGGAAAAGAATTCTTTAATAAAAAAGATTTAATTCAAATAACACAAAACCCTATAAAACACATAAAACTAAATAAAGAACCAGTATTTTTCTTCGAAAAAGAAAAACCAATACCTTTGCTGAAGTTATTGCTGAAAGAACAATTTCTAAAAACAATAACTGTTGATATGGGTGCTATAAAATTCATTTGCAACGGCGCAGACGTAATGAAACCAGGAATAACTGATTTAGATGAAAACATAAGAAAAGGAGAAATAATAGTTATAGTGGATGAAAAAAATAAAAAACCTTTAGTTGTAGGAGAAACACTTTATTCAGGAGAAGAAATAAAACAAAAAACAGATGGGAAAGTGATAAAAAATTTACATTTTATAACTGACAACAAATGGGATTTAAATTAA
- a CDS encoding DUF192 domain-containing protein — MKTKTTLLLIITFFIISCTQTQQCEPTICFEETCYEIEIPRTQEEKQQGLMFREHLQENQGMLFIFNTQQKHAFWMKNTLIPLDMIWLNEDLEVVYIQTATPCEEEPCKIYAPTTEALYTLEINAGLAEQNNIKIETQAKLELCE, encoded by the coding sequence ATGAAAACAAAAACAACGCTTTTACTCATAATAACATTCTTCATAATAAGTTGCACACAAACACAACAATGCGAACCAACAATTTGCTTTGAAGAAACCTGCTACGAAATAGAAATACCAAGAACACAAGAAGAAAAACAACAAGGACTAATGTTCAGAGAACACCTACAAGAAAACCAAGGAATGCTATTCATATTCAACACACAACAAAAACACGCCTTCTGGATGAAAAACACATTAATACCTTTAGACATGATATGGCTAAACGAAGACCTAGAAGTAGTATACATACAAACAGCCACGCCTTGCGAAGAAGAACCATGCAAGATATACGCACCAACCACGGAAGCACTATACACACTAGAAATAAACGCGGGACTAGCAGAACAAAACAACATCAAAATAGAAACACAAGCAAAACTAGAACTATGTGAATAA
- a CDS encoding glycosyltransferase family 4 protein encodes MIPKKKLLIATDNFLPRWCGISRFLSEIIPSLLKHYDVTVIAPDFGSFKPEGYRLVKIKKSRFGLGDYVAPKFSFRTVKREVRKADLVFTQTIGPIGSLAIYYSKKLNKKVATYIHSLEWELVPMSTRNIFLRKLLYPVSKMFTKFIYNKPDLLITPSGALSDALAWRGITTKKSIATLGVDCDIFKPIFGRTREELEEINKLKEELGLENSFVIGNHGRLANEKDLVTLLRAFKWFRKNHKNSKLLIVGDGLESIKNKFSGVEGCVLTGSKNNVHIYLNLMDVYVTSSLTETTSLTTLEAMASGLPVISTPVGFIKEYIKNNKNGLIFNQKHSFELFKKLESVKRDSKRASKLGFNARETVLIDFHWNVTSKKIVEALRNLS; translated from the coding sequence ATGATTCCTAAAAAAAAGTTGTTAATAGCCACAGATAATTTTCTTCCTAGGTGGTGTGGTATATCTCGTTTTTTGTCTGAGATTATTCCTAGTTTATTAAAGCATTATGATGTGACTGTTATAGCTCCTGATTTTGGTTCATTTAAGCCTGAAGGTTATCGTTTAGTTAAAATTAAGAAGTCTCGTTTTGGTTTAGGCGATTATGTTGCTCCTAAGTTTAGTTTTAGGACTGTTAAACGCGAAGTTAGGAAGGCTGATTTAGTATTTACTCAAACTATTGGCCCTATTGGTTCTTTGGCTATTTATTATTCTAAGAAACTAAATAAAAAAGTTGCTACTTATATTCATAGTCTTGAATGGGAGCTTGTTCCTATGTCTACGCGTAATATTTTTTTAAGAAAATTATTATATCCTGTTTCTAAAATGTTCACTAAGTTTATTTATAATAAGCCTGATTTATTAATTACTCCTTCTGGTGCTTTATCTGATGCTTTAGCTTGGAGAGGTATTACTACTAAGAAAAGTATTGCTACTTTAGGTGTTGATTGCGATATTTTTAAACCTATTTTTGGACGAACACGTGAGGAATTAGAAGAAATTAATAAATTGAAAGAAGAGCTTGGCTTAGAAAATTCTTTTGTTATTGGTAATCATGGCAGATTAGCTAATGAGAAAGATCTTGTTACTTTATTAAGAGCTTTTAAGTGGTTTAGAAAGAATCATAAGAATTCTAAGTTGTTAATTGTAGGTGATGGATTAGAAAGTATCAAAAATAAATTTTCTGGTGTTGAGGGTTGTGTTTTGACTGGTTCTAAGAATAATGTCCATATTTATTTGAATTTAATGGATGTTTATGTTACTTCTTCTTTAACTGAGACTACTTCTTTGACTACTCTTGAGGCTATGGCTTCTGGTTTGCCTGTTATTTCTACTCCTGTTGGTTTTATTAAAGAATATATTAAGAATAATAAGAATGGTTTGATTTTTAATCAGAAACATTCTTTTGAATTGTTTAAGAAACTTGAATCTGTTAAAAGAGATTCTAAGCGGGCTTCTAAGTTGGGTTTTAATGCTCGAGAAACCGTGCTTATAGATTTTCATTGGAATGTAACTTCTAAGAAAATTGTAGAAGCTTTAAGAAATCTTTCATAG
- a CDS encoding non-canonical purine NTP pyrophosphatase gives MKDFIDILGYEKLAHLTKNKNATTTCLIALAKSEQDIKIFKGEIKGTVVEMKGDKGFAFDKIFIPIGYNKRFSEMTPEEKNKISHRYKAIQRLKDYLDNN, from the coding sequence ATTAAAGATTTCATAGATATATTAGGATATGAAAAACTAGCTCACTTAACAAAAAATAAAAACGCAACAACTACTTGTTTAATCGCATTAGCAAAATCAGAACAAGACATAAAAATATTCAAAGGAGAAATAAAAGGAACAGTCGTAGAAATGAAAGGAGATAAAGGATTCGCGTTTGATAAAATATTCATACCAATAGGATACAATAAAAGATTCTCAGAAATGACGCCTGAAGAAAAAAATAAAATATCTCACAGATATAAAGCAATACAAAGACTAAAAGACTACTTAGACAATAATTAA
- a CDS encoding PIG-L family deacetylase, translating to MEKRDSEEKKNILVVCAHSDDQVIGPGGAMAKFAREGYNVYTIIFSYGELSHPHVKRSYIAKIRVQESREADKIIGGSGVFFLGIKDGIMKEDFLKKKMRSKLLNIFLKYDPEMIFTHSRDDLLPDHRFVREVVLGIYDELSRKKKLVSDVYSFDVWNIWNLLKRNNPFLIVDVSKTFKYKVRALKEFKSQINFFSHTFLVNVLFVSVFVKAYLNGLRYKFKRVEVFYKLR from the coding sequence ATGGAAAAACGCGATAGTGAAGAAAAAAAGAATATTTTAGTAGTTTGTGCGCATTCAGATGATCAGGTTATTGGTCCAGGGGGTGCAATGGCTAAGTTTGCTAGGGAAGGTTATAATGTTTATACTATTATTTTTTCGTATGGTGAGTTAAGTCATCCTCATGTTAAGCGTAGTTATATTGCTAAGATAAGGGTTCAAGAGTCTAGAGAGGCTGATAAGATTATTGGTGGTAGCGGCGTGTTTTTTCTTGGTATAAAAGATGGTATTATGAAAGAAGATTTTTTGAAGAAAAAGATGCGTAGTAAATTGCTTAATATTTTTTTGAAGTATGATCCTGAGATGATTTTTACTCATTCTAGAGATGATTTGTTACCAGATCATAGATTTGTTAGGGAAGTTGTTCTTGGTATTTATGATGAGCTTAGTAGAAAAAAGAAATTGGTTAGTGATGTTTATTCTTTTGATGTTTGGAATATTTGGAATTTGTTAAAGAGGAATAATCCTTTTTTAATTGTTGATGTTTCTAAGACTTTTAAGTATAAAGTTCGTGCTTTGAAGGAATTTAAGAGTCAGATTAATTTTTTTTCTCATACTTTTTTAGTTAATGTTTTGTTTGTTTCGGTTTTTGTTAAGGCTTATTTGAATGGTTTAAGATATAAATTTAAAAGGGTCGAGGTGTTTTATAAGTTAAGATGA
- a CDS encoding 30S ribosomal protein S15 has translation MARMHSRAKGVSGSTKPIKKVVPGWLKYSAKEAELLVVKYAKEEKKPSQIGIFLRDQYGIPDIKVVTGKTITQILKEKKVKQDLPEDFLALIKKSVMLRKHLEINKKDMSAKRGLQLTDSKIRRLAKYYKTKGILEAKWRYNADQFKMYAQD, from the coding sequence ATGGCAAGGATGCATTCACGTGCAAAAGGTGTTTCAGGAAGCACTAAACCTATAAAAAAGGTTGTTCCTGGTTGGTTAAAGTACTCTGCTAAGGAAGCTGAGTTATTAGTTGTTAAGTATGCTAAAGAAGAAAAAAAACCTAGTCAAATAGGTATTTTTTTAAGAGATCAGTATGGTATTCCTGATATCAAAGTTGTTACAGGTAAAACTATAACTCAGATTTTGAAGGAAAAGAAGGTTAAGCAAGATTTGCCTGAAGATTTTTTGGCTTTGATTAAGAAATCCGTTATGCTTAGAAAGCATCTTGAAATTAATAAGAAAGATATGTCTGCTAAGCGCGGTTTACAGCTTACTGATTCTAAGATTAGAAGGTTAGCTAAGTATTACAAGACTAAAGGAATTCTTGAAGCTAAATGGCGTTATAATGCTGATCAATTTAAGATGTATGCTCAGGATTAA
- a CDS encoding HIT family protein, with product MENCIFCKIIKQEIQAHKIYEDEETIVILDINPASKGHSLVIPKKHYENLQDVTEEALKNIIVTTKKIAKKLQEKLNATGINVVNASGKDAQQTVEHIHFHVVPRYKEDGLDLWFHGRKKELNVDEIKKQIIN from the coding sequence ATGGAAAATTGCATATTTTGTAAAATAATAAAACAAGAAATACAAGCACATAAGATATACGAAGATGAAGAAACAATAGTAATATTGGATATAAATCCTGCAAGTAAAGGACATTCTTTAGTAATACCAAAAAAACACTACGAAAACTTACAAGACGTAACAGAAGAAGCACTGAAAAACATAATTGTGACAACAAAAAAAATAGCAAAGAAATTACAAGAAAAATTGAACGCGACAGGAATAAATGTAGTGAACGCATCAGGAAAAGATGCACAACAAACAGTAGAGCATATACACTTTCACGTAGTGCCAAGATATAAAGAAGACGGCTTAGACTTATGGTTTCACGGAAGAAAAAAAGAACTAAATGTAGATGAAATTAAAAAACAAATAATTAATTAA